A part of Fusarium oxysporum Fo47 chromosome III, complete sequence genomic DNA contains:
- a CDS encoding uncharacterized protein (of unknown function-domain containing protein), with translation MSLPFVKSIEDCGEYAKTVQPYIPQLYALPRHILDNIASPDGLRQIYVDTNPLISGFAISIALGFVFLVVSEINRNYSQVDRMWSILPNLYVVHLSVWARLAGVPSSRVDLIAAATTLWSCRLTYNYWRKGGYNKGSEDYRWAILQQYVPRFVWFLFNVTFISFYQSALLFSFSCVPAYAILCSTKFEQDVTTADIVFALIMVGLVYSEWVSDGQQWDYHAAKHQYQAEAKVPKKFKYSQADLDRGFNTSGLWAYSRHPNFAAEQMIWFVLYQWSCFATKNIYSYTFTGAAALILLFQGSTWLTELITAGKYTEYPMYQEQVGMFLPKSLTPYKTPGPKVIRTSDIAKRMENKKQA, from the exons ATGTCTCTCCCATTCGTCAAATCCATTGAGGATTGCGGCGAGTACGCCAAAACAGTCCAACCCTACATTCCGCAGCTCTATGCTCTTCCTCGACACattcttgacaacattgcCAGTCCTGATGGGCTGAGGCAGATTTATGTTGATACAAACCCTCTCATATCAGGCTTTGCCATTTCTATTGCTCTTGGCTTTGTCTTCCTCGTTGTCTCCGAGATCAACCGAAACTACTCTCAAGTTGATCGAATGTGGTCGATTCTCCCAAACTTATACGTTGTCCATCTCTCAGTCTGGGCGCGTCTTGCTGGTGTTCCTTCTTCGCGAGTTGATCTTATTGCTGCTGCTACAACCCTTTGGAGT TGCCGCCTGACATATAATTACTGGCGTAAGGGTGGTTACAATAAAGGATCTGAAGATTATCGATG GGCCATTCTCCAGCAATATGTACCCCGATTTGTCTGGTTCCTCTTTAACGTCACCTTCATTTCTTTCTACCAGAGCGCtctgctcttcagcttctcatGCGTTCCTGCGTATGCCATTCTCTGCTCTACCAAGTTTGAGCAGGATGTGACCACTGCCGATATTGTTTTTGCTCTCATCATGGTCGGCCTAGTCTACAGCGAGTGGGTTAGCGATGGTCAGCAGTGGG ACTACCATGCGGCCAAGCATCAGTACCAGGCCGAGGCCAAGGTCcccaagaagttcaagtATTCCCAAGCCGATCTTGACCGTGGCTTCAACACTTCTGGTCTCTGGGCTTACAGCAGACATCCCAACTTTGCTGCAGAGCAAATGATCTGGTTTGTGCTATACCAGTGGAGTTGCTTCGCAACCAAGAACATTTACAGCTACACTTTTACCGGCGCTGCCGCCTTgatcctcctcttccaggGTTCAACTTGGCTCACAGAGCTCATCACAGCTGGCAAGTATACTGAATACCCCATGTACCAGGAACAGGTTGGAATGTTTTTACCAAAGTCCCTTACCCCCTACAAGACTCCTGGGCCAAAGGTCATTCGGACTAGCGATATTGCTAAGAGGAtggagaacaagaagcaagcTTAA
- a CDS encoding HAD-like domain-containing protein — MASSPKYISGDAAAVSEFIDKFDVFLLDCDGVLWSGDHVYEGVPETIEYLRSKGKRTVFVTNNSTKSRDEYLKKLTNLGIPSEKDDVFGSSYSAAIYISRILKLPENKRKVFIIGEAGIEHELESEGVPHIGGTDEAFRRDITNDDFKGIADGSLLDPEVGVVLCGLDYHVNYLKYAHAMHYIKRGAIFLATNVDSTLPMHHDFFLGAGSCHIPVVHATGKQPLALGKPSQAMMDAVEGKFQLDRSRTCMVGDRLNTDIKFGIEGRLGGTLHVLTGVNKKEDWEKADAIAVPSHYADKFSDLRLVEKQ; from the exons ATGGCATCGTCACCAAAGTACATCAGCGGAGATGCTGCCGCTGTTAGCGAGTTCATCGACAAATTCGAT GTCTTCCTGCTTGATTGCGATG GTGTCCTATGGTCTGGCGATCATGTGTATGAGGGAGTCCCTGAGACCATCGAATATCTAAGATCAAAGG GAAAGAGAACCGTTTTCGTGACGAATAACTCAACAAAGTCGCGCGATGAATACCTAAAGAAACTCACCAATCTTGGTATCCCTagtgagaaggatgatgtGTTCGGTTCAAGCTACTCTGCTGCGATCTACATCTCACGCATCTTGAAGCTACCCGAGAACAAGCGCAAGGTCTTCATTattggagaagctggaatCGAGCACGAACTTGAATCTGAAGGTGTTCCTCATATTGGAGGCACAGATGAGGCGTTCCGACGAGATATCACAAATGACGACTTCAAGGGTATCGCTGATGGCTCACTACTTGACCCCGAGGTCGGAGTAGTTCTCTGCGGTCTTGATTACCACGTGAACTACCTCAAGTATGCCCATGCCATGCACTACATAAAGCGGGGAGCTATTTTCCTTGCTACCAACGTTGATTCAACACTGCCGATGCACCACGACTTCTTTCTCGGAGCTGGATCTTGTCACATCCCTGTTGTTCACGCCACAGGAAAACAGCCCTTGGCTCTCGGTAAGCCCAGTCAAGCTATGATGGACGCTGTTGAGGGCAAGTTCCAGCTCGATCGTTCTCGAACTTGCATGGTTGGTGACCGACTCAACACTGATATCAAGTTTGGTATCGAGGGCCGACTGGGTGGAACACTACATGTTCTGACCGGCGtgaacaagaaggaggacTGGGAGAAGGCCGATGCCATTGCTGTGCCCTCTCACTACGCTGACAAGTTCAGCGATCTTAGACTGGTAGAGAAGCAATAG
- a CDS encoding uncharacterized protein (domain of unknown function-domain containing protein): MASTAKAVAFSPAPYHIITYGTLLGTTFFHTFINGIVIFRTVDRPSFSAIQQKLFPIYFGLQTVLPGVLALTYPGNTLIGLSNGPAGLVSEFARWHSLLPISIMALTGAVNLLVFLPLTVEVMKQRRGQVKRDGKEWYAEGPQSDQMKALNKKFGMLHGISSLFNLITFAAAVGYGFTLGGRVLSVADLA, translated from the exons ATGGCAAGCACAGCAAAGGCAGTGGCCTTCTCGCCGGCTCCTTACCATATCATCAC CTATGGAACTCTACTTGGAACGACTTTCTTCCAT ACCTTCATCAATGGTATCGTGATATTCAGGACGGTCGACCGCCCTAGCTTCTCTGCCATCCAGCAGAAGCTCTTCCCCATCTACTTCGGCCTCCAGACTGTCTTGCCCGGTGTCCTAGCTTTGACATATCCCGGAAACACACTAATTGGCCTGTCAAATGGCCCTGCTGGCTTGGTGTCGGAGTTTGCCCGCTGGCACTCCCTGCTACCTATTAGCATCATGGCTTTGACTGGAGCTGTCAATCTGCTCGTCTTCCTGCCTTTGACAGTCGAAGTCATGAAGCAGCGACGTGGCCAAG TCAAGCGAGATGGCAAGGAGTGGTATGCTGAGGGACCTCAAAGTGATCAAATGAAGGCTCTGAACAAGAAGTTTGGCATGCTCCACGGTATCTCATCCTTGTTCAACCTCATCACTTTTGCAGCTGCTGTTGGTTACGGCTTCACTCTTGGTGGTCGTGTTCTGTCCGTTGCAGACCTTGCTTAA